One Rhizoctonia solani chromosome 1, complete sequence DNA window includes the following coding sequences:
- a CDS encoding Isocitrate/isopropylmalate dehydrogenase, whose protein sequence is MVIVGKVKRFHPSPGITPQTDPSISYPDNFSFLTLIIFRLTSAMFSRTLSRATGALRATQHRAYASTASGQTAAFAGTKNSKGNYTVTLIPGDGIGPEISEAVKAIYVAAKVPIEGGGKTVIPDAAIESVKKNTVALKGPLATPIGKGHVSLNLTLRRTFSLFANVRPCVSIQGFKTPYDDVNTVLIRENTEGEYSGIEHEIVDGKLSDGMFLSACREVSKDFPNIKYDEDLLDHHYKPCAFADRVMVMPNLYGDILSDMCAGLIGGLGLTPSGNIGKDASIFEAVHGSAPDIAGKGLANPTALLLSSLMMLRHMNLYDHAAKIEAALWVQSHNNP, encoded by the exons ATGGTGATCGTCGGAAAGGTGAAGCGTTTTCACCCGAGCCCTGGCATCACTCCACAGACGGATCCTTCCATTTCTTACCCTGATAATTTTTCGTTTCTTACCCTGATAATTTTTCGTTTGACATCTGCGATGTTCTCCAGGACACTGTCTCGCGCGACTGGCGCTCTCCGTGCAACACAG CATCGTGCATATGCAAGCACTGCAAGCGGCCAGACCGCAGCCTTTGCCGGGACCAAAAACTCCAAG GGGAACTATACTGTGACTTTGATTCCTGGTGATG GTATTGGCCCAGAAATCTCTGAGGCAGTGAAGGCGATCTATGTTGCTGCCAAG GTCCCTATTGAGGGAGGAG GAAAGACTGTGATTCCGGACGCTGCTATTGAAAGTGTTAAGAAGAACACCGTTGCTCTCAAGG GGCCCCTTGCTACACCTA TTGGAAAGGGGCATGTCTCCTTGAATTTGACGCTTCGCAGAACTTTCAGCCTATTCGCAAATGTACGGCCTTGCGTATCGATCCAAGGATTCAAGACTCCCTATGATGATGTTAACACTGTGCTCATCCGAGAAAATACTGAGGGTGAATACTCTGGTATTGAGCATGAG ATTGTCGACGGC AAATTATCAGATGGCATGTTCCTGTCAGCATGCCGTGAGGTTTCGAAAGACTTCCCTAACATTAAATACGATGAGGATCTCTTGGATC ATCACTACAAACCCTGCGCATTTGCCGACCGAGTGATGGTTATGCCCAATCTTTACGGTGATATCTTGTCGGACATGTGTGCTGGACTGATTGGCGGTCTTGGCCTTACTCCCTCTGGAAATATCGGCAAA GACGCGTCCATCTTTGAAGCTGTTCATGGATCCGCGCCCGATATTGCTG GCAAGGGCCTCGCTAACCCAACGGCACTCTTACTGTCCTCGTTGATGATGCTCCGTCACATGAATTTGTATGACCATGCGGCGAAGATTGAGGCCGCGCTCTGGGT ACAATCGCACAATAACCCCTAA
- a CDS encoding Fungal specific transcription factor domain, which produces MTSGREPEGTEEALDDKMNTGFEDLGRFLAGFGRSLPVGGPKEQIGDLTIIEVLSENRSHDKALQGRSYLNRPTTSPAPLEPPYPALDGAISYSVYCIFDTSPIPIPSSRQHGRSHYIINGTAVNKRKADNEPGTNGQVGKKKARTRVSYSCSECHRRKQKCDRQVPCSHCIARRVPELCKNYTPGKGEGDLNLRIARLEQIIEMALPHISASVSISSSGEIVSPQQGQHSFSRSASPSNETDEGIATGTTLDIAAGTLQSGKWYGASALGSVSVVPILEQLQHNGISTGRPPTLDDIQQPTAAEKLKSLVQECGVPPHKLAELVQDLPPKSVADTLVDFYFTHINYTRYPLYEPAFRVSYDSIWTNGVRVSPSDARFLPLLFVVMATAARLAPEHIAGDLRTRRVTSLRYYWSSRRTLTLASAIQNESLELLLARLLSARFLIFDRRITECWSQLGAAVRTAHALGLHRDGAKLGLDPFQTEYRRRIWSYLYHADRTHALLLGRPHSIQDDYTDTLPPMNIEDSELLIATSSPLRPHPLSQPTHMTFVILRHQLAKIIGHIVHHFQFVRSHLRYQEVLNLDNELQQFVAALPPHYSLDPDTSLDTVLDFLPVHRFLIVTEVYFVRISLHRPYLLRKLDSDRFNFSRKACFDSARRDFEARQAFKATTHKTILDSLGGAYREFQAAMISGIALLIEPQSEESFARRRVLDTFINQYGSSSEVDSTTRRELAIIELLQGKQGSPTTEENAKLLLDLNRGGSAVTRGRAGSTASTRPMSTTPGHTLGATTPSSSASPYMHHPSPAIGPFSGPINLATI; this is translated from the exons ATGACCTCAGGCAGGGAGCCAGAAGGCACCGAAGAGGCACTCGATGACAAGATGAACACAGGCTTCGAGGATCTAGG GCGATTTTTGGCTGGGTTCGGAAGGAGTCTGCCGGTCGGAGGACCAAAGGAGCAGATTGGTGATCTAACT ATCATCGAGGTGCTGTCCGAGAACAGGAGCCATGACAAGGCACTGCAAGGCCGATCGT ATTTGAACCGGCCCACCACTTCACCAGCCCCTCTTGAACCACCGTACCCGGCTCTGGATGGAGCAATCTCATACTCAGTCTACTGCATCTTCGACACCTCTCCAATACCCATCCCCTCAAGTCGCCAACACGGCCGCAGCCACTACATCATCAACGGCACTGCCGTCAACAAGCGCAAGGCTGACAATGAGCCTGGCACAAATGGACAGGTCggaaagaagaaggcccGCACCCGAGTTAGTTATTCGTGCTCGGAGTGCCATCGCAGGAAGCAAAAG TGCGACCGACAAGTGCCGTGTTCGCAT TGCATCGCCCGTCGTGTTCCTGAGCTATGCAAGAATTACACGCCTGGCAAGGGAGAGGGAGACCTCAACCTGCGCATTGCTCGCTTAGAACAAATTATCGAAATGGCACTACCTCACATCAGTGCTTCCGTATCGATCAGCTCGTCTGGAGAAATTGTTTCTCCCCAACAGGGCCAACATAGCTTCTCCCGGTCAGCCTCCCCCTCGAATGAGACAGACGAGGGAATTGCTACCGGGACAACCCTAGATATCGCAGCAGGGACTCTGCAATCAGGTAAATGGTATGGTGCCAGTGCTCTTGGGAGCGTGAGCGTTGTCCCTATTCTCGAGCAGCTCCAGCACAATGGCATTTCAACCGGGCGTCCCCCTACTTTGGACGACATACAGCAACCAACCGCTGCTGAAAAACTCAAGTCTCTTGTTCAGGAGTGTGGCGTTCCTCCTCATAAGCTCGCTGAGCTTGTCCAAGATCTTCCACCCAAATCTGTTGCCGACACACTAGTCGACTTTTATTTTACTCACATAAACTACACCCGATACCCCTTGTATGAGCCAGCTTTTCGAGTAAGCTATGATTCCATATGGACGAACGGCGTACGAGTTTCCCCCAGTGACGCAAGATTCCTCCCTCTTCTATTTGTGGTGATGGCCACAGCTGCGCGGCTCGCGCCAGAACACATTGCTGGTGACTTACGAACTCGCCGTGTTACTAGCCTGAGGTATTATTGGTCCT CGCGCCGTACATTAACGCTGGCGTCCGCAATTCAAAATGAGAGTTTAGAGTTATTGCTCGCTCGACTTCTG AGTGCGCGCTTCTTGATATTTGATCGTCGAATTACTGAATGCTGGAGCCAGCTCGGTGCTGCCGTTCGCACGGCGCATGCACTTGGGTTGCACCGCGATGGTGCCAAACTG GGCCTAGATCCGTTTCAGACAGAATATCGCCGACGAATTTG GTCTTACTTGTACCATGCAGATCGTACCCATGCACTTCTCCTGGGTCGACCGCACTCCATTCAGGATGACTATACAGACACTCTACCTCCAATGAATATCGAGGACTCGGAGCTTCTCATTGCGACTTCTTCGCCACTGAGACCGCACCCGTTGTCTCAACCGACGCATATGACCTTCGTGATCTTGAGGCATCAACTGGCGAAGATTATTGGACATATTGTCCATCATTTCCAATTTGTCCGTAGTCATTTGAGGTACCAGGAAGTACTAAACTTGGACAACGAGCTGCAGCAATTTGTCGCAGCACTCCCGCCGCATTATAGTCTGGATCCTGACACTAGCTTGGATACCGTATTGGATTTCCTACCGGTCCATCGATTCCTTATTGTTACCGAGGTTTACTTTGTGCGCATAAGTCTTCATCGGCCGTATTTGCTCCGCAAATTGGACTCGGACCGGTTCAACTTTTCTCGAAAGGCGTGTTTCGATTCCGCTCGACGCGATTTTGAAGCTCGCCAGGCTTTCAAAGCAACGACCCACaaaaccattttggataGCCTAGGCGGGGCTTACCGTGAATTCCAAGCCGCAATGATTTCGGGGATCGCGCTCTTGATCGAACCGCAGAGCGAAGAGAGCTTTGCACGGAGGCGTGTGCTCGACACCTTTATCAA CCAATACGGAAGTAGTTCGGAGGTTGATTCTACTACTCGACGCGAGCTTGCGATTATCGAGCTCCTTC AGGGCAAACAGGGAAGTCCTACAACTGAGGAGAATGCCAAATTACTCCTTGATCTTAACCGGGGCGGATCCGCAGTTACGCGGGGCCGCGCGGGTTCCACTGCTTCTACTCGTCCCATGTCCACGACACCTGGTCACACGCTCGGTGCTACTACTCCTTCGAGCTCTGCATCTCCGTATATGCATCACCCATCCCCTGCCATTGGACCGTTTTCCGGCCCGATCAATCTCGCAACTATTTGA